One genomic segment of Actinoplanes ianthinogenes includes these proteins:
- a CDS encoding DUF3159 domain-containing protein, which yields MAHESVEERLAEDIVEELDLHPVPPEQDEEEPLPPLSEQIAEQLGGVRGLIESSIPVLAFVLFNVLLGESVAGFDKETALLWAIIGSVGSALAIGGVRLARKQPVRHAVNGLFGIALGAYFAWRSGDAKNFYLPGILLTFGQAAVLLLSVVFRKPLIGYAWGIMANKGRQDWFGNARLFRAFQWLTLLWVASLAVRAGIQFYLWQLGEANALGIVRILISWPIYAATFAFTAWAIHRITAAQRTDPADA from the coding sequence GTGGCGCACGAAAGCGTGGAGGAGCGGCTCGCCGAGGACATCGTCGAGGAGCTCGACCTGCACCCGGTGCCGCCGGAGCAGGACGAGGAGGAGCCGCTCCCACCGCTCAGCGAGCAGATCGCCGAGCAGCTCGGCGGGGTGCGGGGCCTGATCGAGTCGAGCATCCCGGTGCTCGCCTTCGTGCTGTTCAACGTGCTGCTGGGCGAGTCGGTGGCCGGCTTCGACAAGGAGACCGCCCTGCTCTGGGCGATCATCGGGTCGGTCGGCTCGGCGCTCGCCATCGGCGGCGTCCGGCTGGCTCGCAAGCAGCCGGTCCGGCACGCGGTCAACGGACTCTTCGGCATCGCCCTCGGGGCGTACTTCGCCTGGCGCAGCGGCGACGCGAAAAACTTCTACCTGCCCGGCATCCTGCTCACCTTCGGGCAGGCGGCGGTGCTGCTGCTCTCGGTGGTGTTCCGGAAACCGTTGATCGGTTACGCCTGGGGCATCATGGCCAACAAGGGCCGGCAGGACTGGTTCGGCAACGCGCGGCTGTTCCGCGCCTTCCAGTGGCTCACCCTGCTCTGGGTGGCCTCGCTGGCGGTGCGGGCCGGGATCCAGTTCTACCTGTGGCAGCTCGGCGAGGCGAACGCTCTGGGCATCGTCCGGATCCTGATCAGCTGGCCGATCTACGCCGCGACGTTCGCCTTCACCGCCTGGGCCATCCACCGGATCACCGCCGCCCAGCGGACCGATCCGGCGGACGCCTAA
- a CDS encoding OB-fold nucleic acid binding domain-containing protein, which translates to MTTEERTGLRRFLDRLTATDSELDARELQRDSAKCGAMPAGQCRRGQVVSVSGRLRTVAYTPRTNLPTLEADLWDGSDVVTLVFLGRRSIAGIEPGRQLTARGRIAIRDDRKVIYNPFYELEAPR; encoded by the coding sequence ATGACCACGGAGGAGCGGACCGGCCTGCGCCGGTTCCTGGACCGGCTGACCGCGACCGACTCCGAGCTCGATGCTCGGGAGTTGCAGCGGGACTCGGCGAAATGTGGCGCGATGCCCGCCGGCCAGTGCCGGCGGGGTCAGGTCGTTTCGGTGTCCGGACGACTGCGGACCGTGGCGTACACTCCACGGACCAACCTGCCCACCCTGGAGGCCGACCTCTGGGACGGCAGCGACGTGGTGACGCTGGTCTTCCTGGGCCGCCGGTCGATCGCCGGCATCGAGCCCGGGCGCCAGCTGACCGCGCGCGGCCGGATCGCGATCCGGGACGACCGCAAGGTCATCTACAACCCGTTCTACGAGCTGGAGGCGCCCCGGTGA
- a CDS encoding potassium channel family protein: MHVVIMGCGRLGSTLAQNLDARGHQVAVIDQNADAFRRLGSDFGGITVNGIGFDRDVLRAAGIERADAFAAVSSGDNSNIISARLARETFGVSRVVARIYDAKRAQVYERLGIPTVATIRWAADRMFRYLAPEERFEVFRDPTSVVSIVEAPLHRDWVGRTVKSLEEGTGARVAYLMRFGMGSLAQPSTVLQDGDQVFMLVTDETVGKVLDIAGRAGNEGH, translated from the coding sequence GTGCACGTGGTGATCATGGGGTGTGGCCGGCTCGGTTCCACGCTGGCACAGAACCTCGACGCGCGGGGCCATCAGGTCGCCGTGATCGATCAGAACGCCGACGCGTTCCGTCGGCTGGGCTCGGACTTCGGCGGGATCACGGTCAACGGCATCGGCTTCGACCGGGACGTGCTGCGGGCCGCCGGCATCGAGCGGGCCGACGCGTTCGCCGCGGTCTCCAGCGGCGACAACTCGAACATCATCTCGGCCCGGCTGGCCCGCGAGACCTTCGGCGTCTCCCGGGTGGTGGCCCGGATCTACGACGCCAAGCGCGCCCAGGTGTACGAGCGGCTCGGCATCCCCACCGTGGCGACCATCCGCTGGGCCGCCGACCGGATGTTCCGGTACCTGGCGCCCGAGGAGCGCTTCGAGGTCTTCCGCGACCCGACCAGCGTGGTCAGCATCGTCGAGGCGCCGCTGCACCGGGACTGGGTGGGCCGCACGGTCAAGAGCCTGGAGGAGGGCACCGGCGCCCGGGTGGCGTACCTGATGCGTTTCGGGATGGGCTCGCTGGCCCAGCCGTCCACCGTGCTCCAGGACGGCGACCAGGTGTTCATGCTCGTCACCGACGAGACTGTGGGCAAGGTACTGGACATCGCCGGGCGCGCCGGAAACGAAGGGCACTGA
- a CDS encoding DUF3710 domain-containing protein produces MFSRKREGAKHVRAADAPPSKALAKSLAADGEAPAPEFGPWDLRHAPSDVQRLDLGSLQIPAIEGVEVRVQANPDGGVEQVVLVDGESALQLGVFAAPKTEGIWDEVREEIATAMTADGVQARELTGRYGTELLARVNTPEGPADVRFVGVDGPRWMVRALFQGAAAADAAREGVLGVALEGLVVVRDNEPRPVREPLPLRLPREMAEQGPGQEV; encoded by the coding sequence ATGTTCTCCCGTAAGCGCGAGGGCGCCAAGCACGTACGCGCGGCCGACGCGCCGCCCTCGAAGGCGCTCGCCAAGAGCCTGGCGGCCGACGGTGAGGCCCCGGCGCCCGAGTTCGGCCCCTGGGACCTCCGGCACGCCCCGTCCGACGTGCAGCGGCTCGACCTGGGCAGCCTCCAGATCCCGGCGATCGAGGGCGTCGAGGTGCGGGTGCAGGCCAACCCGGACGGTGGCGTCGAGCAGGTCGTCCTGGTGGACGGCGAGAGCGCGCTCCAGCTCGGGGTGTTCGCGGCGCCGAAGACCGAGGGCATCTGGGACGAGGTGCGCGAGGAGATCGCCACCGCGATGACCGCCGACGGCGTCCAGGCCCGTGAGCTCACCGGCCGGTACGGCACCGAGCTGCTGGCCCGGGTGAACACCCCGGAGGGCCCGGCCGACGTGCGCTTCGTCGGCGTGGACGGCCCGCGCTGGATGGTCCGGGCGCTGTTCCAGGGCGCCGCGGCCGCCGACGCGGCCCGCGAGGGCGTGCTGGGCGTTGCCCTGGAGGGTCTGGTCGTGGTCCGGGACAACGAGCCGCGGCCGGTCCGCGAGCCGCTCCCGCTGCGGTTGCCGCGCGAGATGGCCGAGCAGGGCCCCGGGCAGGAAGTTTGA
- a CDS encoding potassium channel family protein, translating to MRIAIAGAGNVGRSIAQELIGNGHEVMLIERQPRQLCPERVPEAQWILADACELSSLEEADVASCDVVVAATGDDKANLVVSLLAKTEFAVGRVVARVNRAENEWLFTEQWGVDVSVSKPRLMAALVEEAVTVGDLVRLMTFRQGEANLVEITLPKNAPYEGQPLRAVPMPRDAALVAILRGKRVVVPTPDDPLEAGDELIFVCTAEVEEQIRAVVLGPA from the coding sequence ATGCGCATCGCCATCGCGGGAGCCGGCAACGTGGGCCGGTCGATCGCTCAGGAACTGATCGGCAACGGGCACGAGGTCATGCTGATCGAGCGGCAGCCGCGCCAGCTCTGCCCGGAGCGGGTGCCCGAGGCGCAGTGGATCCTGGCCGACGCCTGCGAGCTGAGCAGCCTGGAGGAGGCCGACGTCGCGTCCTGCGACGTGGTGGTCGCGGCGACCGGCGACGACAAGGCCAACCTGGTGGTCTCGCTGCTGGCCAAGACCGAGTTCGCGGTCGGCCGGGTGGTGGCCCGGGTGAACCGGGCGGAGAACGAGTGGCTGTTCACCGAGCAGTGGGGCGTCGACGTCTCGGTCAGCAAGCCGCGCCTGATGGCCGCCCTGGTCGAGGAGGCGGTGACGGTCGGCGACCTGGTCCGGCTGATGACGTTCCGGCAGGGCGAGGCCAACCTCGTGGAGATCACCCTGCCGAAGAACGCGCCGTACGAGGGTCAGCCGCTGCGGGCGGTGCCGATGCCGCGGGACGCCGCGCTGGTCGCCATCCTGCGCGGCAAGCGCGTGGTGGTGCCGACCCCGGACGACCCGCTGGAGGCCGGCGACGAGCTGATCTTCGTGTGCACCGCCGAGGTGGAGGAGCAGATCCGCGCGGTGGTGCTCGGCCCCGCTTAG